A single Candidatus Acetothermia bacterium DNA region contains:
- a CDS encoding SufS family cysteine desulfurase, translating into MMDATVRADFPILRRTVGDRPLIYLDSAATSHKPEAVVEAEARFYREANANVRRGVYRLSAEATDLYEEARAKVAALIGAIPEEVIFTRGTTEALNLAAYAVGEARVGPEDEVLVTEMEHHANLIPWQEMARRRGARVRAVAVTPGGELDLDDFRQKLSPRTKAVAVAHVSNVLGTVNPIPEIAAAAHAVGAVVVVDAAQSVPHMPLRVGELGADLLAFSGHKMLGPTGIGALWGRAKLLAELPPFLTGGEMIREVWIDRATWADPPAKFEAGTPPVAQAVGLGAAVDYLQGISMDEVRRHGRELTALALAGLLDRPYVTVYGPLDPAARGALVAFSVGGVHPHDVATLLDQEGIAIRAGHHCAQPLHRRLGVPATCRASFYVYNTPDEVAAFLAAVDRAWEALA; encoded by the coding sequence ATGATGGACGCAACAGTCCGCGCCGACTTCCCCATCCTCCGCAGGACGGTGGGCGACCGCCCCCTGATCTACCTGGATTCCGCGGCCACCAGCCACAAGCCGGAGGCGGTGGTGGAGGCCGAAGCCCGCTTCTATCGGGAGGCGAACGCCAACGTGCGCCGCGGGGTGTATCGGCTTTCCGCCGAGGCCACCGATCTCTACGAGGAGGCGCGGGCCAAGGTGGCTGCGCTCATCGGGGCCATCCCCGAGGAGGTGATCTTCACCCGCGGCACCACCGAGGCCCTGAACCTGGCCGCGTACGCGGTGGGGGAGGCGCGGGTCGGGCCGGAGGACGAGGTCCTGGTCACGGAGATGGAACACCATGCCAACCTGATTCCCTGGCAGGAGATGGCCCGCCGCCGCGGCGCCCGGGTCCGTGCGGTGGCCGTCACCCCCGGCGGAGAGCTCGACTTGGACGACTTCCGGCAGAAGCTATCCCCGCGGACGAAGGCAGTGGCGGTGGCCCACGTGTCCAACGTACTGGGCACGGTGAACCCGATCCCGGAGATCGCGGCGGCAGCGCACGCGGTGGGGGCCGTGGTGGTGGTGGACGCGGCCCAGTCCGTGCCCCACATGCCCCTGAGGGTAGGGGAGCTTGGGGCTGACCTCCTCGCGTTCTCCGGACACAAGATGCTCGGTCCTACTGGGATCGGAGCCCTGTGGGGAAGGGCGAAGCTCCTCGCAGAGCTGCCCCCGTTCCTGACCGGCGGAGAGATGATCCGCGAGGTCTGGATCGACCGGGCGACGTGGGCCGATCCGCCGGCCAAGTTCGAGGCCGGCACCCCGCCCGTCGCCCAAGCCGTGGGCCTCGGGGCGGCAGTGGACTACCTTCAGGGGATCAGCATGGACGAGGTGCGCCGCCACGGCCGGGAGCTCACCGCCCTGGCCTTGGCGGGGCTGCTGGACCGGCCCTACGTGACCGTGTATGGCCCGCTCGACCCGGCGGCCCGGGGGGCGCTCGTCGCGTTCAGCGTCGGCGGGGTCCATCCCCACGATGTGGCCACCCTCCTCGACCAAGAGGGGATCGCCATCCGCGCCGGCCACCATTGCGCTCAGCCCCTCCATCGGCGGCTGGGGGTCCCGGCCACGTGCCGGGCCTCGTTCTACGTCTACAACACACCGGACGAGGTGGCGGCGTTCCTCGCCGCCGTGGATCGGGCCTGGGAGGCGCTCGCGTGA
- a CDS encoding iron-sulfur cluster assembly scaffold protein has translation MSPYEEVILDHWRHPRNKGRLVNPDMVGVEANPLCGDVVRLELRVRDGKVEDVRFDGQGCAISQAASSLLTEMIQGRPVATVAGMTDDELLAALGGVIKTRLSCAVLPLRALRKALAPALKEAGR, from the coding sequence GTGAGCCCGTACGAAGAGGTGATCCTGGACCACTGGCGGCATCCCCGGAACAAGGGGCGCCTTGTCAACCCGGACATGGTCGGGGTGGAGGCCAACCCCCTATGCGGGGACGTGGTGCGGTTGGAGCTGCGCGTCCGGGATGGCAAGGTGGAGGACGTTCGGTTCGACGGCCAGGGGTGCGCGATCTCCCAGGCCGCCTCTTCGCTCCTCACGGAGATGATCCAGGGGCGGCCGGTGGCCACGGTTGCGGGGATGACGGACGACGAGCTCCTCGCGGCCCTGGGCGGGGTGATCAAGACCCGGCTCTCCTGTGCCGTTCTCCCCCTCCGCGCCCTGCGCAAGGCCCTTGCCCCGGCACTGAAGGAGGCAGGCCGATGA